Below is a genomic region from Fulvia fulva chromosome 5, complete sequence.
TAGTATCATGGAACTGGTTCTCCTTACCGTCACTATAGCCATCGATGTTACCGTAGCCTCGTGCTGACGGCACATTGAAGCTTCTGCTGCTGCCGTATGCTGGACGTGGAGAAGTCGGCGCGCTGTCGATCGGGCTGTCTCTACCAGCCTGATTCCTACCCAGCCGAGAGATCTCCCGCTTCAGTCTGTCGATTTCCTTGCTAAGGGAATTGGCGCGGTCTTCTGCTGATTCAGCGTCCGAGCGGGCACGCACGAGCTGAGTTTCCTTTGCCTTGATTTGGAGCACATCGCGGGTGTGGTCTTCGATCAGTTGTGCGTTCTGTACTTGCAGTTCTGCAACTTGTGACGTAAGCCTGAGCTTGTCAGTGCGAAGATCTGACGCCTGCTGTCGCGCAAGATCGACTTCCGCTCGCAGATCAGAAAGCTCCTGTCGCTCAATAGCGCTGAGTGCACTGCTAGCTGGATCTGCTCGCGGCGCAGCGGAAGGTGACGTGGGCGCGAGGGCTGGCTTGCCAAGTGGCCGTCCTGCCAGACCCCTACCCGCACCAGCACTTGGTTTGGGTGTTGATGGTGGCGGAGGGTCATCGGCAACGGGTGCTTGACGCTTCGGTGATGCTGCTCCTGCTGATGGTGCTTTCAGGCCCATCCCAGGTCTTGCAAGTCCACTTCCCGGGGCTTTGAGGCCACCAGGTGGCTTAAGACCACCCGGTTTGGCGCCAGGTCTGGTTGTTGGTCTTGGCTGTAACGCTGGTGCATCTTCATCAAGTGGCGGAGATGCTGACTTTGGCGGCGCAGCCTTCTTCGCAGCAGGTCGCTTCGTGCCGAGAGCAGGCTTTCTTCCAGCTGGCGCAGCGGCTTTTGGTGGAGGCGCCGCAGCTTTCGGCTTCCACTTCGCTTTGACCTCCGCAGCATCCGAAACCTCCTTGATCTTGTTCTTTCGAATATCGTCGAGTCCTTCAAAGTGTGCCAACATGTTCCGGTCGCCCATGATCTTCCACAACACGCCCATTACTTCACTCCCGGCATCTCGTAGTGGCGCGGCGCTTTCGGTGAGGAGCTTCTTGGCGCCTTCACAGATCTCTTTCGTCTGCTCGATGGTGGGCGCTTCTCGTGTAGTTCTCAGGGCTCGAGTCAGAAACTTGGCAGTATTCTCCTTGACCTGAGGGTTCTTGCTCTTCAGTGCCTCCAACACATCTGCTTGCACGTCGCCCAGGCTAGTGGCAGAGAAGACGGCGTCGCAGGCAGCGCCAATAGCATCCGTCACAGatgccttcttctccttGAATCGCTCCAGCATTGAAGCTAGAATCGAGCTTCGATACTTGGAGAAGTCCTTCCGCAAGCCTTTTGCTAGACATTCGACCACATTTGCGGCAATTGTGACCACGGCAATATTGGCGTCCTTCATGCTCTTTGCACAACCTCGGATGATGTCGTCAAAGGAACCCGGCTGTATCGCAGGCACGTTTACTGCTGTGAATGTCTCGTCAAGTGCCTCTTTCCTGTCCTTCCACTTTGTGCTGGCGAGTCGATCGTTGAAGTCTTTCGGCACCTTTGCGAGCACATCCACAGCCTCGAATTCTGGCTCCAGATCGATCTCCCCACCTTCGTCGCCCTCTTCTTCCGCCTCTTCGTTACCGCCACCAGCtgcctcttcctgctctttCGCGGCTTGCTGCGATCGTAGTAGACGCTCCTGCTTTGGTGTAGGTTCCGCTTTCACCGGCTCGAACAGCTTGTCCAAGTCCTTCTGTTGCACCTCCTTCAATTCGTTCCAGAACAGGGGCTTCATTGCTTCCCTCAGCCACCTGTACATCTCTACAGTGAGATTCTGTCCCTGCGCTCGAACATTCTTGTCGGCGTGTCCATAGATCTTGGGTAGGAGTTTTAGTATCGGCTTTGGCTCGACGATCTTCATGCCATATGCGCGCACGATACCGGCTAGTGCTTCGAGTGTCGCAGCGATGATCTTAGGCAGTTTGTGTGAGAAGTACCCCAGCAGCTCCTCTATGACGGGATCTGCCTTGTCCAGTTCAATCAGCAGAAGTAGTGCTTCTTGTGCTGAGGCTTTTGCGGCGGGTCGTCCAGTCAATCCTTTCTCCACCACTGGCCCGACAGTGACTCCTCGTGTCCTCCGCGCTCCTTCTGTGCCTGCCGCATCGAGGAAAGCATTGTATGCGTTGAGCGCCTCCTGTTGCGCTGCGACGTTCGAGTCTCCCACTGCGCCTTTCCATAGCTGACTGTCGTACACAAAGTCCTTGACGATCGTGTCTGTCGGTTGCGCTGTCTTGAATTGGTTTGCTGCTGTCTCGTAACCACCTTTCCGCGCCTTCCAGTTCTTGTGCGCGAATTGTTCTGCAAGGGGCAACTTGGCCCACTCCTCCGGATCGTCCGACATGGCCAGCAATCGGGATCGGTATAGCCGCGTAGTCGTCCTTGGGGAGGCTGTTAGGTAGGTATGTTGTTCGAGTAAGCGATCTGCGATGTCGTGTGTTTCGATATTTCTGTGGTCGGCTAGTTGATCGGTGATGCCCAATTGTTTTTGTTTGGGCTCGTGATGCTAGTCAGCGGCAGCGCTCCGGTGGCCTCGGTCTGTCGTGATTGTCGTGATCGGAATGCGCTCCTATCGTGAATACGTACAGGAGTCGTGCATATGGGGGATGAATGTCATGTTCTCCTGCAGCAGTAGTCGCGAGATGTAAACAGCCCCACGATCGGCGCAGCTTGCCAAGATCCGCGGCATGGCAACGGGCTGCAGGGGTCTTGTTGTTGAAGTTGTTTCTGTTCACTGCTTCACACACGGACATGGCGGACGGCAAGATACGTTGATACATCTGCGCGACTACAAACGCTCTGCATCGTCACTCTATATGGTGCATGATGCCGTCTTTTCGCCGCGTACTCTGCAAGATATTGGAAACTGACCGGGCTTTCATATTCGTTACTTGTCGTCAAGGTTGTTTCCAGTCACAGACATTCGAAGGCTACAGGCAGTCTGAGTAGAATTCATGGCATCACCACATCATCGACACTCTCGTCACAGTGCAACTGCGAGAATGATCAGAGACTCATAAAGTGCTCGTGGTCATGCAGGTACAATATTGTGTTGCACGGGCCAACATGCCCCGCCTCTAGCGCGACTGGATGTTTTGTGCTGGCTGCGCATGTGAGTTGCGACAGTTCCAGTGAATCAACACCACGACCGACTTCACCCCATATAGCCCTACCATACACCACAGCGCCACTTCTCCTGCTATACAGTTGCCCAGCCACTGCTCAGCTCTTGCTGTTTTGAAGTCCTGTCCACTTCCCGCCAAACGTTCGAGTGCGCCCACCGTCTCAAACATCACCCTCGAACATTCCTTGGACCATAAACGGCATACGACATCGTCTCGCACTCCAGCAGTGGATGGCCCGGCCACATCAGCAATAATGAGCGCCCTGCTGACCTCACGACAAGCTGAAGAGCTGTACGCTACCCCCTTTTGCTTCCGGCCATTGTTTCACCGCTGATCGCAAGCTGACAGCCACAAGTCCCTTATCGCCTACCTGCTATCAACCGGCCACGCAAATAGCGCGCAGGTATTGCGCGACGACTTGAACCTCCCCGAAAGCGACTTCGACGCCGCGACTGCAAAGAAGTATGAAGGACTCATCGAGAAGAAATGGACGAGCGTGGTTCGGTTGCAGAAGAAGATTATGGACCTGGAGGCCAAGTCGCAGCAGTTGCAGACTGAGCTAGATAATGCGACTCCATCCTCACTAGCAGCGAGAAAGAACCACGACCCTACGACTTGGCTGCCTCGAGCACCGGCACGGCATACCCTTCAGTCGCATCGACAGCCTATCACGTCGGTGGCCTTCCACCCGCTCTTCTCCAGCTTGGCCTCAGGCAGCGAGGATTGCACAATCAAGATCTGGGATTATGAACTGGGCGAGCTAGAACGGACACTCAAAAGTCACACGAAAGCCGTGCTTGACGTTGACTTCGGCGGACCAAGAGGTAACACACTTTTGGCCAGCTGCAGCTCCGATCTGACCATTAAGCTTTGGGACCCGGCAGAGGAGTATAAGAATATTCGGACACTGCCCGGACATGACCACAGTGTCAGCTGTGTGCGCTTCATACCGAGCGGCGCAGCTGGCGCACCTTTGAGTGGGAATCTGCTAGCAAGCGCGAGTAGAGATAAGAGCATACGAATATGGGATGTCACCACAGGATACTGCTTGCGAACGTTACGAGGCCATGGAGACTGGGTGCGGTCGCTTGCCCTGACAATGGACGGCAGATGGCTCGTGTCAACCTCATCCGATCAATCAGCGCGAATGTGGGACCTGTCGCAACCAGATTCGAATGCGCAAAAGCAGACATTCATGGCACACGAGCATGTTGTCGAATGCACGGCTTTCGCGCCACCAGCAGCGTATCAACACCTAGCTTCGTTGGCAGGGCTGAAGAAGCCACCACCAGCCAGCAGCAGCAACGAGTACTTCGCCACTGGAGGAAGAGATAAGCTGATCAAGATTCACGCCTCGAACGGTATCTGCATCAAGACATTGACTGGCCATGACAACTGGATCCGGAGTCTGGTTTTTCATCCCGGCGGCAAGTATCTGCTGAGCTGCAGCGATGATAAAACACTAAGATGTTGGGACTTGGCGCAAGAAGGAAAGTGCGTCAGAGTAGTAGAAGCTGCGGATCACTTTGTGAGCTGTCTGAGATGGGCGCCGAGCTTATACAAAGAGCCCGCGGCTGACACCAACGGGATCACCAACGGAACGAGCAAAGACGATGCAGCGAAGGAACAGATCCGGTGCTTGATAGCGTGCGGAAGTGTGGACCTCAATGTGAGGGTCTTCAGCGCCTAGGCGTGAGCGTCAGGAGATGGAGGTCATAGCTGACGCAAGCGCGCGGCCGCATTGCTGAAGAACAAGACCATGAATGTGCCAATCAGTAGCTCATACTCCGCAAGCTGGATCGTTGCAGCGTAAGatacgtagcctcccgtgCCTGGCAATTGCGCCGACCAATGCAGGATGATGCCCACCTTTACGCGCGAAACAAGGGTAGTGATATGGACTTTGCCAAGCGAATGAACCTCTCGCCGAGCCCCACAAGGTTTCTTGACCACATGTGCTGCAAGACAAGTGAGCACACTTGAGAGTCTGCAGTATCGCATCGATTCGCATCTCGTGTAGCCAATGCCGTGACCGAGACTCAGCACGACCATGGTGACGGATTGCGTATGCCTGATATGGTGCTCAAGATGAGGCAATCGGCCATACTGTTTCGTACATCACAGTTGGCTTCCCATCAGCTTGAAGCGATGTCCTACAGGCCAATCAGGTTTGATGAACCGTCACCCGTCGTCACCCCAAACTCGGAGAGGGCGTGTCAACTTGCCCGACCCACTTCCTCCAACCTCAACGCGGTCATATGAGATCCTTCAGCCTCGTGATTTTCTCATTAACCGCAACGGCGCTCGTAGTACCTCTTGATCGACGAGCCAATATTGGTCACGATGCCGTTGTGTGCTTCTCCGAAACTGTCCCGGATAATGCCGAAGGTGCCCTCTTGCTGAAATGGCAGCCATACCCATACGTCGTAGACTGCTGTGTTCCATTTCCCGCGGTCGACAAAAAGGGGATACAAGGCAGGTCTCCAGACCACCCATCACAATTCCATCACACCACCCACACTAACGATCACCCACAGCGCCGGCCTCGTGCCCTTACGTAGCCCGTCAGGTTCCTGTTCATCCAGCACCGGCCAGATCTACGCTTGAGCATCAATTCACAAAACCGCGTACGCCATCATGTACAGTGGTGAGTGGGAGAGTTGAAGGCGGTGGACAGTTTGTCCCTGAGCCGACTGGGTAGCGGGTGCCAATGTGCCGTTTATTGATGCTGTTTTCGAGGCGAATCTTGTGGAGGCGACGCGGTAGTAGGACACTATCGATCTTCTAAGCTGTGACATATTGTTTTGTGAGGAGAGCGAGACGACGTCTAGCCATATTCACCGTCGAATGGAATCGTGTGTACTGCTGTGTCGAACATCGGCATTGCTGTTTTCAACAGAGCGGCAAGTTCCCCCTTGGACCCAAACTCTGAATGTGGTACAGTGGAGAGGATCGCCAATGTCTTGTGATTCTCGAATCGAGAGATCCATCCCGCCTTACTGCGGCCGGGAACTAGTGGTAATTAGAATACAGCCAATAAAAATACAATGCCCGACTCCTAAAAGAGCTTGGCAACATGTTTTGGTCGTGATGTCTGCAGCCGCAAGTCGTTGGGGTAGTGTAATGCTTGCAGCTGGTGCAGGAAACCATATTGCCTACAACAAGGTGCACAAGCTGTCTGTGTACAGCTCGCTTCGTGATGGGTCGGCGGGTGGGGTGTATGACGACCCCTCGTGCCTGCAGTTATCGAAGACACGACGTTCAAGCTCAAAGTGCCGCGAATACCAGCTTAGTGCAATGATACTCAAGGAAAAGCGTCAAGGCCGAACCGGGGGCTGGCCGTACGGGCACGATATAGCATGCTTACTTCCACCCGAGGATCCTGACAGACTGCGCTGACAAGCTGTCTTCACTCGAAAGGTTACCATTCGGAAGTCAAAGGCCTGGCTACAGGCTCGTCGACTGTCACATCTTCCGGTATGGCTCCTGTCTGGCTGAATGGCGCTCACGAGGCGTTCGTGGCACATCTCGTCGTCACAGGCCCCACCGTGCGAAGCTACACGTGTCGCCAGGTGGGCAGAAGTACATGGAGGACGGTGAGAATGAGATGGCAACGATGCTGTGTTCACGTTGACGACAAACGGAAAGCAAGATTGCCGTTGTGTTCGGAACAGAGAGTCGTGGAAGGCGCGACTTCGGGAAGCGGACCGAGAGGGACACTTCCGCGGGTCCGCCGAACCCAATCTGAGCGACACCTCTGTACGACTGCCTACTGTACTCTTCCTCCGTTAGACTACAAACATCACCCTATCGCTTAAGCATCCATCTCTTCGACGAGCCCCGCACCGCGATGTTCTGAAGGCCATGAGCGGCAGTCCACATCGATATGCCGCTGGCCACTCAGCGAACGGTCTCAATATGCATGCAACGAGAAGTACTGCATGTTCACCGCATGGCGCTGCATGGTTTTACTGCTCTCCGCACGAGGTCCTGTTACTATGCCAAATAAGATGGCTAGATCATCGTGCTGTACCGCATGGAAAAACATGACTCTGCATCACCTCAACCACATCTATGCTTCCTGTTCAACGTGCTGACCTGCTAGGTCACTTCGCCTGCCATTGTCGAGCGCCGTTGGGGTTACGCTGCAGGAACAGGTCTTACTTTTGTCTCTATACACGGCCCCCGCTCAATGCCTACTTTAGGACGATGAGCTTCATATACTACCAAACGACTTCGTGTTCCGCACGAACAGGCACCTTGGAGCTACCTGTACGCACATGTGATCCACAACGGGCGACCGAAGCAACCCAGCAGCGGCATACCAGCCTGCTGCACAGTGAGCAACAGCCACCGTATATGTAAGTCCAGAAGTAAGTACAAAGGCAGACTTGCCCACACTGTCCGCCGACCGGGCTTGTTAGCAGCTCACACTAGTCTTTTGGACTATCACATTCGCTTAGCTACGCATTGCTTCGCCCAGTGAGTGAGCTCTACTTACTAGGCATTCGTAGATACCTACTTTATTGGAAACTCGCTTCTTACCATGGCCAAACTTCGACTCCTTGTGGCAGCCCTGTGCTCCGCCTCCGCCTTCGCTTCTCCATGGGATCGCCACCAGAAGCGTGGCAAGGACGAGACGCCGAAAGGCTACGGCGACGACTCGCCTGCATTCCTAGTCGGCCCAAATGGACATTCCAGCTCTCCTGATGCACCTCAAGGGCCTCCAGCGTACGATCATTCCCCGTCAAAATGGTCCGCAGAGATTCCGAAAAGCACGCCCAGCTACGGGAAGCCAGCTTCGTCTTGGGCTCCCGAAGTACCTCATAGCGTTCCTGAGTATGGACATTCCTCGAGCTGCGCCGCAGTGACGGTGACCGAAGTCTCTTACGCCACAATTTCGGGGAGTCAACAAATCGTGACCAAGCATCAAAAGGCCTCGACGCTGACTGTCACGGACTGCAAGGAGGGTCCTGTGACTACTGCTACCATCACAGCGTTGGCAACCATCACTCAGAAAGGATCTGTTTATACTACTACTGTCGAGAAGAACAATGTTCACACATCGTACATTGTTAAGAACCATACTGTCCAAGGACCAACGCAATACAGCACGGCTTACAGCACAGTCCAAGGTCCCACACGGTATGCTACGGAGTACAGCACCATTCACGGCCCGACGAAGGTTTCTGTTGCATATGCAACCGATGTCGAGTACTCCACAGTATACAACACAAAGACGGCAACAGCTACATCAGTCATCACTGCACCAGGTAAGTGATGTAGAGTGCATCGGAGACTGAGTCGCTGATGTATGATAGGAACCATATTGACAGAGTACAAGACATCCACTGTTGATGTGACGGAAACAAAGGTGTGGACGGCCCCAGGTAAGCTACTCACGCGAGAACAGTAGACCATCCGTGTGACATTGTTTAGGTACCACGGTCACTGAATACAAGAAAGTGCCGGCCACGACTGAATATGAGGCACGTTGCCGGCTGTTTGTTACTGACTGAGCTCCGACTAATGTCTCGCGTAGACCAAGACCGTCAAAGTAGCATGGACGACAACCTCTACCCTGATCCAGGCGCCAACGACTATTGTGAAGGAGTACACTCAGCCGGCGATCACGAAGACCGAGTACTCAACTTTGCCTGCTGGGCCACCAAAGACGGTTGTCGAAACAGTGACGTTGCCTGCTAGCACTATCGTCCAACTCGCAACTGTAACAGCTCAATACGTATCAACAGTTGTGTCAGTCGCCACAGTGTCGGCGGGTCCTCCACAGACTGTTGTCATCACTTCTACGATTCCTGCCGAGACCTGCTATGTGACCAAGTCATTCACGAGCGAATACACGACTACGGTACGTAAATCCCCTTTGGATAGGCTACTTCTCTGACCACTCTGCCAGGTAACTTCAGTCTTGGCGCCTGCCACGGTCACAGAGTACAAGACAGAGCGCAGCGTTGAAGTCGAGACCGCGACACGATACCTGCCTGCCGCGACCATCACTAGCACATACTTCCAGCCTGCACAAACTGTCGAGAAGACTGAGACCATCAGCCAAGACTATACTACAACGATTACGTGAGTACAATGCCATGTTCGTGTGTCTTGTGATGGGCTGATTCTGATGTCACCAGATCCACCGCCGCGCCATACACATCCACTGTCAAAGAGACCTCTACACTCCCGGCCCAGGTTTCGATCTGCACGATGTAAGCCGTAGGTACACGTGGCTGGCGGCAAATGCTGATACTCTTACTCTAGCTACGAAGTCCTCACCAAGCCCGTGTACTCCACGACTACCAAGACTCTTGCCCCCGCGACGTACACAAGCACAGAAGGTACTGTTGTCTCGTGCGGTCTGTGCCGTTACATTGCTAATCCTGTGAAGTTGAAACGTACACCAAGGCAATCTACGCAACGATCACAAAGACTCGGGTTCGTTGGACCTTCTTCACGAGGTAGTAACCCTTGCTGACCTGACACAGGCTCCATCGACGATCACACAGACCGCGGTGGAGACGTACACTAAGCCCGTCCACGAAACGATCACGAAGACTCTGGTTCGTTTAAAAAGCTCATTCGTTCTGACCCTTGCTCACTGAGAGAAGGCTCCCGCCACGATCACAAAGACATCGGTGAAGACCTACACGGAGCCAATTGTGCAATGGACTACCAAAGTGCGTTGAACGATCCCGATGAGCAATATTGTGGATGCTGACCTGACTGGTCATAGACACTGGCACCCTCCACGGTTACATCTTGCAAGAGTGAGGACTCGGTTCTCCAGTGATGAAGCATATGTCTAACTCTTCTCAGCTGAGACGAAGTCTACTGTCGTCACAGAGTATTCAATGAAGACATTGGCTCCTTCGACAGTCACGGAAGAAGAGAGTATGTTCATGATTCAACGCCTTCCGTGTCTACTATATTGATATCTTACAGCTGAGACTTATACCCGCGCTGTCACGGAGTGTTTGACCAAGACCTTGGTATGTCTGCTCTGGCTGCTCTCCCGGCGTTGCTGACTTATACAGGCGCCGTCTACATACACTGCCGTGGAGACCCAGGATGTGACCGTGACTGAGGTCTCGATTGCGCCGGGCAAAACTCACTACAAAACTGGTAGGCAACTGCCATGCTTGATGAAGGATTTTTGGGATGAGCTAACGATCGCAGCCACTGCTTTCGAGTGGAACAACTTGACTGCCACTGCTCAGATCACGAAGTACCACCCCACGACCATTACCCTTACTGAATCAGCCTCGTGTAGTCCAGACCATCCGGTTACGAAAGAGCAGCACCACACGATTACGGTCACGTCTAGCTACACAGCACCACCAAAGACCATCAGCATTCCAGGAGGCAAGCATACCGTTACAGAGTGGAAGACATCGCCAGGCAAAGGCGTCACCGAGGTAAGCTTGCAGGATGATCCATCATCATACATCTGGCACAGCCCGAGCCCAAGCTATGTACATGACTGATGTACAGCAGTATCACACCGTCACAGAAAAGGCTCCTGAGCATCCACACAGCTTCGGCGCCACGACAGTGACGGTATTCGAGACAGCGACGATCACATCCAATGCAGTCTGCACCACTGGCGGCGAGAGTCCAAAGAGCTACGGAGACGTCAGCCACGCCCATGTACCCAATGGATATGGCCACGGTCTGACCGAAGGCCCCAAGGGCTATGGCGAAGCTCCTAAACAGACCTCGGGTTCCGGGTCACCAAAAGGCTACGGGACCGATGATGGCTGGTGAGCTGCGGCATAATTCAAGGCCCATCGAAATGGAAAGCCTGGAAGTGATAGTTCAGGAGCATTGTTACCTTATTCACGATCATTGGACATTGAAAATGGGAGAGCCGCTGGTGGTGTAATATCTAACTGACCTGTACAGAAAGTGACGATAGCTTGACAGACCATGAATCGAGAAGCAGCTGTCTTGTCAGAGAAGTGCCCAGGTAATGAAGTGAAGTGGTTCATCTTGCCTCGGACGCACGATGACCTCGGGCGTTGTTCTGCTTTACTCACAGTAACGTTCTTTTTCTAAAGCTCGTTCTTGATACAGACGATGCTGTACTTCCCGCTGCAGACCAAGACACAGAGATAAAGTATCTCGACAGCATCGTCGCTATGCATCCGGAATATTTCGAGTACTTCTCACCTGGTATCACGCATCACGTGTACTGACATCAAGGAAGTCGACCGTCCCGTTCGCCACTCCTCGGCGCCACGTCTGTCAAGCATCGAAGATCTGTCTCCCATGACGGGTGTACGAGCAATAGGTTCCTGGTTGTCAAGCTGCACGAGCACTCTGGACGCAGGTCAAGCATGATGAGTGCATCCACTGAAGTACGTATACTGATTTACGTACCCAGAGGGCATTCACGTGCACTATTCGGACCAATGTCAGACTGCATCTGACGCGGCGGAGCGTCACTCCGATCACGTGCATATTGCCAGCACAT
It encodes:
- a CDS encoding Spindle pole body component alp14; translation: MSDDPEEWAKLPLAEQFAHKNWKARKGGYETAANQFKTAQPTDTIVKDFVYDSQLWKGAVGDSNVAAQQEALNAYNAFLDAAGTEGARRTRGVTVGPVVEKGLTGRPAAKASAQEALLLLIELDKADPVIEELLGYFSHKLPKIIAATLEALAGIVRAYGMKIVEPKPILKLLPKIYGHADKNVRAQGQNLTVEMYRWLREAMKPLFWNELKEVQQKDLDKLFEPVKAEPTPKQERLLRSQQAAKEQEEAAGGGNEEAEEEGDEGGEIDLEPEFEAVDVLAKVPKDFNDRLASTKWKDRKEALDETFTAVNVPAIQPGSFDDIIRGCAKSMKDANIAVVTIAANVVECLAKGLRKDFSKYRSSILASMLERFKEKKASVTDAIGAACDAVFSATSLGDVQADVLEALKSKNPQVKENTAKFLTRALRTTREAPTIEQTKEICEGAKKLLTESAAPLRDAGSEVMGVLWKIMGDRNMLAHFEGLDDIRKNKIKEVSDAAEVKAKWKPKAAAPPPKAAAPAGRKPALGTKRPAAKKAAPPKSASPPLDEDAPALQPRPTTRPGAKPGGLKPPGGLKAPGSGLARPGMGLKAPSAGAASPKRQAPVADDPPPPSTPKPSAGAGRGLAGRPLGKPALAPTSPSAAPRADPASSALSAIERQELSDLRAEVDLARQQASDLRTDKLRLTSQVAELQVQNAQLIEDHTRDVLQIKAKETQLVRARSDAESAEDRANSLSKEIDRLKREISRLGRNQAGRDSPIDSAPTSPRPAYGSSRSFNVPSARGYGNIDGYSDGKENQFHDTNGKLRGGYADARDRALSGTSRHSRPESNGNGSGRATPSDDRQSNLDRSQGEGVESWRRAAEVTQNLKARIEMMKARQNIGRGQ
- a CDS encoding Nuclear distribution protein PAC1, which codes for MSALLTSRQAEELHKSLIAYLLSTGHANSAQVLRDDLNLPESDFDAATAKKYEGLIEKKWTSVVRLQKKIMDLEAKSQQLQTELDNATPSSLAARKNHDPTTWLPRAPARHTLQSHRQPITSVAFHPLFSSLASGSEDCTIKIWDYELGELERTLKSHTKAVLDVDFGGPRGNTLLASCSSDLTIKLWDPAEEYKNIRTLPGHDHSVSCVRFIPSGAAGAPLSGNLLASASRDKSIRIWDVTTGYCLRTLRGHGDWVRSLALTMDGRWLVSTSSDQSARMWDLSQPDSNAQKQTFMAHEHVVECTAFAPPAAYQHLASLAGLKKPPPASSSNEYFATGGRDKLIKIHASNGICIKTLTGHDNWIRSLVFHPGGKYLLSCSDDKTLRCWDLAQEGKCVRVVEAADHFVSCLRWAPSLYKEPAADTNGITNGTSKDDAAKEQIRCLIACGSVDLNVRVFSA